A genomic stretch from Hemibagrus wyckioides isolate EC202008001 linkage group LG18, SWU_Hwy_1.0, whole genome shotgun sequence includes:
- the skp1 gene encoding S-phase kinase-associated protein 1, whose amino-acid sequence MPTIKLQSSDGEMFEVDVEIAKQSVTIKTMLEDLGMDDEGDDDPVPLPNVNAAILKKVIQWCTHHKDDPPPPEDDENKEKRTDDIPVWDQEFLKVDQGTLFELILAANYLDIKGLLDVTCKTVANMIKGKTPEEIRKTFNIKNDFTEEEEAQVRKENQWCEEK is encoded by the exons ATGCCAACAATTAAGCTTCAAAGCTCCGACGGAGAGATGTTCGAAGTGGATGTTGAAATCGCCAAGCAGTCTGTGACTATAAAAACAATGTTGGAAG ATTTAGGCATGGATGATGAAGGGGATGATGATCCTGTCCCTCTCCCAAATGTCAATGCAGCCATTCTCAAAAAG GTAATTCAGTGGTGCACACATCACAAAGATGACCCCCCACCCCCTGAGGACGATGAGAACAAAGAGAAAAGGACTGATGACATCCCTGTGTGGGATCAGGAGTTCCTCAAAGTGGACCAGGGCACACTCTTTGAGCTCATTCTg GCTGCAAATTATTTGGACATCAAAGGATTGCTAGATGTCACCTGCAAAACAGTTGCAAATATGATTAAAGGAAAAACCCCAGAAGAAATCAGGAAGACGTTCAATATTAAAAATGACTtcacagaggaagaggaagctcAG GTACGCAAGGAGAACCAGTGGTGTGAAGAGAAATGA